The window CGACTACGGGCTACGGACTCTTTTGCATCGCAGTGGCGTTGCGCGCATCCAACGACGCAGGCCGTCCCAGGCTCACAACTGCTTGTGACAACGCCAGTTAGGCCTCGTAAAAGCCCCGTTCAGCGATCAATTCCCGCCGCTGAGCGTTTCCTGCCGCGGCGGGCGGCCCCGCAGTGTTCTAATGTCTTGAACGAGAACGATGGCGACTGTTGCTGTACGACTCCGGCGCAGCTATAACGCGATCCATCGCCGCTCCCGCGAGTGGCAGATGATCGCCAAGGCGCTGGTGTCCACCCGTCATCCGGTGCTGGCGCACATTATCCCCATGCGCCGCTGCAATCTCTCCTGCGCCTACTGCAACGAGTACGACGCGACCTCCAAGCCGGTGCCGCTCGACACCATCTACCAGCGCATTGACAAGCTAGCCTCGCTGGGCACCACCATCATCACTATCAGCGGCGGCGAACCGCTGCTCCACCCCGGGCTCGACGAAATCATCCGGCGCATCGGCCTGCACGGCATGATCGCCGGGCTGATCACCAACGGCTACCTGCTGACGGCTGACCGCATCGAGCGCCTGAACCGCGCCGGGCTCGAACATCTGCAGATTTCGATTGACAACGTCACCCCCGACGAGGTCTCGAAGAAGAGCCTCAAGGTGCTCGACAAGAAGCTGCAACTGCTGGCCGAGTATGCCGAGTTCCACGTCAACATCAATTCCGTGGTCGGGGGCGGCATCCACAATCCGCACGACGCGCTGGTCATCGGGTTGCGCGCGCGCCAGTTGGGATTCACCTCCACCGTCGGCATCATTCACAACGGCGACGGCCAACTCCAGCCGATCAGCGGCGCCGAGCGCGCCATCTACCACGAGATGAAGAAGCTGGAAAAGGGCAGCTACTCGCGGATTAACCAGTTCCAGGACAACATCGCCAACGGTCGCCCCAACAACTGGCGCTGCCGCGCCGGCGGGCGCTATCTCTACATCTGCGAAGACGGCCTGGTGCACTACTGCTCGCAGCAGCGCGGCTATCCGGCCAAGCCGCTG is drawn from Terriglobia bacterium and contains these coding sequences:
- a CDS encoding radical SAM protein → MATVAVRLRRSYNAIHRRSREWQMIAKALVSTRHPVLAHIIPMRRCNLSCAYCNEYDATSKPVPLDTIYQRIDKLASLGTTIITISGGEPLLHPGLDEIIRRIGLHGMIAGLITNGYLLTADRIERLNRAGLEHLQISIDNVTPDEVSKKSLKVLDKKLQLLAEYAEFHVNINSVVGGGIHNPHDALVIGLRARQLGFTSTVGIIHNGDGQLQPISGAERAIYHEMKKLEKGSYSRINQFQDNIANGRPNNWRCRAGGRYLYICEDGLVHYCSQQRGYPAKPLLDYTLADVRREYFTEKGCAPHCTVSCVHQVSYLDFFRAPQTTQPIPPSTDEAPDLVQIQTD